In a genomic window of Pelecanus crispus isolate bPelCri1 chromosome 1, bPelCri1.pri, whole genome shotgun sequence:
- the TNFRSF1A gene encoding tumor necrosis factor receptor superfamily member 1A, which produces MRGPALPCSSLGTVVLTFVCVLMKESVEIAPVPHTLQIHRVALDGRDPSNPLRREKRQVQCQLGQYLHPRETHCCMRCHAGTYKAKDCDRPDQAPVCLPCANGTFTAVDNTMSKCFQCTRCRTEFQQIVETPCTLKQDTVCGCRKNQYQIGLSDLFQCRNCSSCVNGVIANCSKNRDTICRCKPRFFLTLSNICKPCNSCIGEECLQCHSPVTTSPTSSGLNGSLVLGIIVAIFVVISVLYIVNKLVKLVQENGIVSSFYSCVSLPQTTKEPVSEVEVKRNEISILLPESQKETELSVNATPPPAPLPQSSHELPDCVRPARKTQLPDNPAILYTVVDHVPPSRWKEFVRRLGLSDYDLERIEMEHRRLRDAQYEMLRLWKLQMGHAATVEHISCVLNQMELSGCSEAIQEALLNQNSPQPCSLHSHL; this is translated from the exons GTTGTCCTAACATTTGTCTGTGTGTTGATGAAGGAATCTGTAGAAATTGCTCCAGTGCCACATACACTGCAAATCCATCGGGTAGCTCTGGATGGAAGAGACCCCTCTAACCCCttgaggagagagaagaggcagGTGCAGTGTCAACTAGGACAATACCTACATCCCAGAGAGACCCACTGCTGCATGAGGTGCCATGCAG gtaCCTACAAGGCAAAAGACTGTGATCGGCCTGACCAGGCACCTGTCTGTCTCCCATGTGCTAATGGCACATTCACAGCTGTTGATAACACCATGTCTAAATGCTTCCAATGTACACGTTGCCGTACGG aaTTCCAGCAGATAGTAGAGACCCCCTGCACCCTAAAGCAAGATACCGTATGCGGCTGTCGGAAGAATCAGTATCAGATTGGCCTGTCCGATCTCTTCCAGTGTAGGAACTGCAGCTCGTGTGTTAATGGGGTTATAGCCAACT GTTCAAAGAACAGAGACACAATTTGCAGGTGTAAGCCTCGATTCTTCCTGACACTTAGTAACATTTGCAAGCCTTGCAACAG ctgcATTGGAGAAGAATGCCTGCAGTGTCATAGCCCAGTGACTACCTCACCAACTTCATCTGGGCTGA ATGGGAGCCTTGTCCTTGGCATCATCGTTGCAATATTTGTAGTTATCTCTGTCCTCTACATTGTAAATAAATTAGTGAAGCTGGTCCAGGAAAATGGGATAGTGTCATCTTTCTACTCCTGTG tttctttGCCACAGACAACCAAGGAGCCAGTATCTGAG GTTGaggtaaaaagaaatgaaatttccaTCCTTCTTCCCGAGTcccagaaagaaacagaattgtCAGTGAATGCAACACCACCACCTGCACCTCTGCCACAGAGTTCACATGAGTTACCAGACTGTGTCAGACCTGCCAGAAAGACACAGCTTCCAGACA ACCCTGCTATTCTCTACACTGTGGTGGATCACGTACCGCCATCTCGGTGGAAAGAGTTTGTGAGGCGTCTGGGTCTGAGTGACTATGATCTAGAGCGAATTGAGATGGAGCATCGGCGTTTACGAGATGCCCAGTATGAAATGCTTAGACTGTGGAAACTGCAGATGGGCCATGCTGCAACTGTGGAGCACATTAGCTGTGTTCTCAACCAGATGGAGCTGAGTGGCTGCAGTGAAGCTATTCAGGAGGCTTTGCTAAACCAGAACTCTCCGCAACCTTGCAGCCTCCACAGCCATCTTTAA